One window of Branchiostoma lanceolatum isolate klBraLanc5 chromosome 8, klBraLanc5.hap2, whole genome shotgun sequence genomic DNA carries:
- the LOC136439654 gene encoding dual specificity mitogen-activated protein kinase kinase 4-like isoform X1: MIMASRSPGGQTAAKRKGLKLSFDLSPQSPEPEEDPFHRPTSTSPYPPHLWGQRSSPPTPSPRGGVQDGKRNMDRNSLERIRSESLDKSGKLKIKDKIYDFTADDLVDLGEIGRGAFGSVNKMCHEQSQTTMAVKRIRSTVDEREQKQLLMDLDVVMRSNDCTYIVQFFGALFKEGDCWICMELMDTSFDKFYKYIYSLNRYMPEDILGMVTVATVKSLNYLKTRLNIIHRDVKPSNILLDRKGNIKMCDFGISGQLVDSIAKTRDAGCRPYMAPERIDPMSSRQGYDIRSDVWSLGITLMELATGKFPYPKWNSVFDQLSQVVKGDPPQLNPKEHTFSPDFINFVNICLTKDASQRPKYKELLKHMFIQRYETQDVDVASFVLEHLDQMPPHLPTDLSSY, encoded by the exons ATGATCATGGCCTCCCGGTCTCCCGGCGGCCAGACAG CAGCCAAGAGGAAAGGTCTGAAGTTGTCATTCGACTTGAGCCCCCAGTCTCCTGAACCAGAGGAGGATCCATTCCACCGTCCCACCAGCACCAGTCCATACCCTCCACATCT ATGGGGTCAAAGGTCGAGCCCCCCAACCCCATCGCCGCGGGGCGGTGTACAGGACGGGAAGAGGAATATGGATCGAAACTCATT AGAGAGAATTCGATCGGAAAGCTTGGATAAATCTGGAAAACTCAAGATCAAGGACAAG ATCTATGACTTCACAGCGGACGACCTGGTAGACCTGGGAGAAATCGGCCGTGGTGCATTTGGCTCCGTCAACAAGATGTGCCATGAGCAGAGTCAGACAACCATGGCTGTCAAG AGGATACGCTCCACAGTAGACGAGCGTGAACAGAAACAGCTGCTGATGGACCTGGATGTGGTCATGAGGAGTAACGACTGCACCTACATCGTACAGTTCTTTGGGGCGCTCTTCAAGGAG GGTGACTGTTGGATCTGTATGGAACTCATGGACACATCCTTTGACAAATTTTACAAGTACATCTACAGCCTGAACAGATACATGCCAGAGGACATTCTGGGCATGGTCACTGTGGCA ACTGTGAAGTCCTTAAATTATTTGAAGACAAGACTGAACATCATCCACAGAG ATGTGAAGCCATCTAACATCCTACTTGACAGGAAAGGGAACATCAAAATGTGTGATTTCGGCATCAGTGGCCAGTTGGTCGACTCCATAGCCAAAACCAGGGACGCTGGCTGCAGACCTTACATGGCT CCGGAGAGGATAGACCCAATGTCGTCAAGACAAGGGTACGACATCAGGTCAGATGTGTGGAGTTTAGGTATTACACTG ATGGAGCTGGCCACAGGAAAGTTCCCGTATCCGAAGTGGAACAGTGTTTTTGACCAGCTCTCACAAGTCGTCAAGGGTGACCCCCCGCAACTCAACCCTAAAGAACACACCTTTTCCCCCGACTTCATCAACTTTGTCAATATATG TTTGACCAAGGATGCCTCCCAGAGACCGAAGTATAAGGAACTGTTG AAACACATGTTCATCCAGAGGTACGAGACCCAGGACGTCGACGTGGCGTCTTTCGTCCTGGAGCACCTGGACCAGATGCCCCCCCACTTGCCCACCGACCTTTCCTCCTACTGA
- the LOC136439654 gene encoding dual specificity mitogen-activated protein kinase kinase 4-like isoform X2, producing the protein MIMASRSPGGQTAKRKGLKLSFDLSPQSPEPEEDPFHRPTSTSPYPPHLWGQRSSPPTPSPRGGVQDGKRNMDRNSLERIRSESLDKSGKLKIKDKIYDFTADDLVDLGEIGRGAFGSVNKMCHEQSQTTMAVKRIRSTVDEREQKQLLMDLDVVMRSNDCTYIVQFFGALFKEGDCWICMELMDTSFDKFYKYIYSLNRYMPEDILGMVTVATVKSLNYLKTRLNIIHRDVKPSNILLDRKGNIKMCDFGISGQLVDSIAKTRDAGCRPYMAPERIDPMSSRQGYDIRSDVWSLGITLMELATGKFPYPKWNSVFDQLSQVVKGDPPQLNPKEHTFSPDFINFVNICLTKDASQRPKYKELLKHMFIQRYETQDVDVASFVLEHLDQMPPHLPTDLSSY; encoded by the exons ATGATCATGGCCTCCCGGTCTCCCGGCGGCCAGACAG CCAAGAGGAAAGGTCTGAAGTTGTCATTCGACTTGAGCCCCCAGTCTCCTGAACCAGAGGAGGATCCATTCCACCGTCCCACCAGCACCAGTCCATACCCTCCACATCT ATGGGGTCAAAGGTCGAGCCCCCCAACCCCATCGCCGCGGGGCGGTGTACAGGACGGGAAGAGGAATATGGATCGAAACTCATT AGAGAGAATTCGATCGGAAAGCTTGGATAAATCTGGAAAACTCAAGATCAAGGACAAG ATCTATGACTTCACAGCGGACGACCTGGTAGACCTGGGAGAAATCGGCCGTGGTGCATTTGGCTCCGTCAACAAGATGTGCCATGAGCAGAGTCAGACAACCATGGCTGTCAAG AGGATACGCTCCACAGTAGACGAGCGTGAACAGAAACAGCTGCTGATGGACCTGGATGTGGTCATGAGGAGTAACGACTGCACCTACATCGTACAGTTCTTTGGGGCGCTCTTCAAGGAG GGTGACTGTTGGATCTGTATGGAACTCATGGACACATCCTTTGACAAATTTTACAAGTACATCTACAGCCTGAACAGATACATGCCAGAGGACATTCTGGGCATGGTCACTGTGGCA ACTGTGAAGTCCTTAAATTATTTGAAGACAAGACTGAACATCATCCACAGAG ATGTGAAGCCATCTAACATCCTACTTGACAGGAAAGGGAACATCAAAATGTGTGATTTCGGCATCAGTGGCCAGTTGGTCGACTCCATAGCCAAAACCAGGGACGCTGGCTGCAGACCTTACATGGCT CCGGAGAGGATAGACCCAATGTCGTCAAGACAAGGGTACGACATCAGGTCAGATGTGTGGAGTTTAGGTATTACACTG ATGGAGCTGGCCACAGGAAAGTTCCCGTATCCGAAGTGGAACAGTGTTTTTGACCAGCTCTCACAAGTCGTCAAGGGTGACCCCCCGCAACTCAACCCTAAAGAACACACCTTTTCCCCCGACTTCATCAACTTTGTCAATATATG TTTGACCAAGGATGCCTCCCAGAGACCGAAGTATAAGGAACTGTTG AAACACATGTTCATCCAGAGGTACGAGACCCAGGACGTCGACGTGGCGTCTTTCGTCCTGGAGCACCTGGACCAGATGCCCCCCCACTTGCCCACCGACCTTTCCTCCTACTGA
- the LOC136439654 gene encoding dual specificity mitogen-activated protein kinase kinase 4-like isoform X3, translated as MIMASRSPGGQTAAKRKGLKLSFDLSPQSPEPEEDPFHRPTSTSPYPPHLERIRSESLDKSGKLKIKDKIYDFTADDLVDLGEIGRGAFGSVNKMCHEQSQTTMAVKRIRSTVDEREQKQLLMDLDVVMRSNDCTYIVQFFGALFKEGDCWICMELMDTSFDKFYKYIYSLNRYMPEDILGMVTVATVKSLNYLKTRLNIIHRDVKPSNILLDRKGNIKMCDFGISGQLVDSIAKTRDAGCRPYMAPERIDPMSSRQGYDIRSDVWSLGITLMELATGKFPYPKWNSVFDQLSQVVKGDPPQLNPKEHTFSPDFINFVNICLTKDASQRPKYKELLKHMFIQRYETQDVDVASFVLEHLDQMPPHLPTDLSSY; from the exons ATGATCATGGCCTCCCGGTCTCCCGGCGGCCAGACAG CAGCCAAGAGGAAAGGTCTGAAGTTGTCATTCGACTTGAGCCCCCAGTCTCCTGAACCAGAGGAGGATCCATTCCACCGTCCCACCAGCACCAGTCCATACCCTCCACATCT AGAGAGAATTCGATCGGAAAGCTTGGATAAATCTGGAAAACTCAAGATCAAGGACAAG ATCTATGACTTCACAGCGGACGACCTGGTAGACCTGGGAGAAATCGGCCGTGGTGCATTTGGCTCCGTCAACAAGATGTGCCATGAGCAGAGTCAGACAACCATGGCTGTCAAG AGGATACGCTCCACAGTAGACGAGCGTGAACAGAAACAGCTGCTGATGGACCTGGATGTGGTCATGAGGAGTAACGACTGCACCTACATCGTACAGTTCTTTGGGGCGCTCTTCAAGGAG GGTGACTGTTGGATCTGTATGGAACTCATGGACACATCCTTTGACAAATTTTACAAGTACATCTACAGCCTGAACAGATACATGCCAGAGGACATTCTGGGCATGGTCACTGTGGCA ACTGTGAAGTCCTTAAATTATTTGAAGACAAGACTGAACATCATCCACAGAG ATGTGAAGCCATCTAACATCCTACTTGACAGGAAAGGGAACATCAAAATGTGTGATTTCGGCATCAGTGGCCAGTTGGTCGACTCCATAGCCAAAACCAGGGACGCTGGCTGCAGACCTTACATGGCT CCGGAGAGGATAGACCCAATGTCGTCAAGACAAGGGTACGACATCAGGTCAGATGTGTGGAGTTTAGGTATTACACTG ATGGAGCTGGCCACAGGAAAGTTCCCGTATCCGAAGTGGAACAGTGTTTTTGACCAGCTCTCACAAGTCGTCAAGGGTGACCCCCCGCAACTCAACCCTAAAGAACACACCTTTTCCCCCGACTTCATCAACTTTGTCAATATATG TTTGACCAAGGATGCCTCCCAGAGACCGAAGTATAAGGAACTGTTG AAACACATGTTCATCCAGAGGTACGAGACCCAGGACGTCGACGTGGCGTCTTTCGTCCTGGAGCACCTGGACCAGATGCCCCCCCACTTGCCCACCGACCTTTCCTCCTACTGA